The Fusobacterium russii ATCC 25533 sequence GGAAAGAAATTTTAGAAAAGGAATTTAAAAGAGAGTATTTTTTAAAATTAAAAGAATTTTTAGAAGAAGAATATAAGAATTATAAAATTTATCCTCCTAAAAAAGATATTTTAAATGCATTTATGCTGACTTCTTATTCAGATACTAAAGTAGTTATTTTAGGTCAAGATCCGTATCATCAATATGGACAAGCACATGGACTTGCATTTTCAGTTAATTATGGGATAAAAACCCCACCTTCACTTGTAAATATGTATAAAGAATTACAAAATGATTTAGGCTTGTATATTCCAGACAATGGATATCTTGAAAAATGGGCAAAGCAAGGGGTTCTTCTTTTAAATACTACTTTAACAGTTAGAGATAGTCAGGCTAATTCCCATTCAACTATTGGTTGGCAAATATTCACTGATAATGTTATAAAAGCACTTAGTGATAGAAAAGAACCTGTAATTTTTATTTTATGGGGAAATAATGCCAAATCTAAAGAAAAAATTATTGATACTGAAAAACATTATGTTTTAAAGGGAGTACATCCAAGTCCGCTTTCAGCAAATAGAGGCTTTTTTGGATGTAAGCATTTTAGTGAGGCAAATAAAATATTAAAAAATTTAGGGCTTAGAGAAATTGATTGGCAAATTGAAAATAAGAATTAGGAGAAAAAATGAATATCTTTTCTGGTATAGAATATAAAATTTTAAAAGATGTAAATGTAGAAAGAAATTATAGTGGAATAGAATATGATTCCAGAAAAATAGAAGAAAACTTTGTTTTTATTGCTCTTGATGGAGCTAACGTTGATGGTCACAATTTCATAGATGCTGCTGTAGAAAAGGGAGCAACCTGTGTAGTAGTTAGTAAAGAAGTAGAGTTGAAACATAATGTAAGTTATGTACTGGTCCAAAATTTAAGACAGAAACTAGCTTATATTGCTTCAAATTATTTTGCTTGGCCTCAAAAAAATCTTAAAATTATTGGAGTAACAGGAACTAATGGGAAAACATCTAGCACATATATGATAGAAAAATTACTAGGAAATGTAAAAACTACTAGAATAGGCACAATTGAATATAAAATTGATGATGAAGTTATTGAAGCAGTTAACACAACTCCTGAATCATTGGATTTAATCAAGATACTTGATAAAAGTGTAAAGAAAGGAATAAGATATATTATTATGGAGGTAAGTTCTCATTCACTTGAACTTGGCAGAGTAGAAACCTT is a genomic window containing:
- a CDS encoding uracil-DNA glycosylase → MSKITNDWKEILEKEFKREYFLKLKEFLEEEYKNYKIYPPKKDILNAFMLTSYSDTKVVILGQDPYHQYGQAHGLAFSVNYGIKTPPSLVNMYKELQNDLGLYIPDNGYLEKWAKQGVLLLNTTLTVRDSQANSHSTIGWQIFTDNVIKALSDRKEPVIFILWGNNAKSKEKIIDTEKHYVLKGVHPSPLSANRGFFGCKHFSEANKILKNLGLREIDWQIENKN